Proteins from one Peromyscus eremicus chromosome 8a, PerEre_H2_v1, whole genome shotgun sequence genomic window:
- the Tlx3 gene encoding T-cell leukemia homeobox protein 3, with amino-acid sequence MEAPASAQTPHPHEPISFGIDQILNSPDQDSAPAPRGPDGASYLGGPPGGRPGAAYPSLPASFAGLGAPFEDAGSYSVNLSLAPAGVIRVPAHRPLPGAVPPPLPSALPAMPSVPTVSSLGGLNFPWMESSRRFVKDRFTAAAALTPFTVTRRIGHPYQNRTPPKRKKPRTSFSRVQICELEKRFHRQKYLASAERAALAKSLKMTDAQVKTWFQNRRTKWRRQTAEEREAERQQASRLMLQLQHDAFQKSLNDSIQPDPLCLHNSSLFALQNLQPWEEDSSKVPAVTSLV; translated from the exons ATGGAGGCGCCCGCCAGCGCGCAGACCCCACACCCGCACGAGCCCATCAGCTTCGGCATCGACCAAATCCTCAACAGCCCGGACCAGGACAGCGCGCCCGCCCCGCGGGGCCCCGACGGCGCCAGCTACCTGGGAGGGCCCCCCGGGGGCCGTCCGGGCGCCGCGTACCCATCTCTGCCCGCCTCCTTTGCGGGCCTCGGCGCGCCCTTCGAGGACGCGGGATCTTACAGTGTCAACCTAAGCCTGGCCCCCGCTGGCGTGATCCGGGTGCCAGCGCACAGGCCGCTACCCGGGGCCgtgccgccaccactgcccagcgcgcTGCCCGCCATGCCCTCCGTGCCCACGGTCTCCAGCCTGGGCGGCCTCAATTTCCCCTGGATGGAGAGCAGCCGCCGCTTTGTGAAGGACCGCTTCACAG CGGCGGCCGCGCTCACGCCCTTCACCGTGACCCGGCGCATTGGCCACCCCTACCAGAACCGGACGCCGCCCAAGCGTAAGAAGCCGCGCACGTCCTTTTCCCGGGTGCAGATCTGTGAGCTGGAAAAGCGCTTCCATCGCCAAAAGTACCTGGCCTCGGCCGAGAGGGCGGCGCTCGCAAAGTCCCTCAAAATGACAGACGCGCAGGTCAAGAcctggttccaaaaccggaggACCAAGTGGCG GCGGCAGACGGCAGAGGAGCGGGAGGCGGAGCGGCAGCAGGCGAGCCGGCTCATGCTGCAGCTGCAACACGACGCCTTCCAGAAGAGTCTCAACGACTCCATCCAGCCCGACCCACTCTGTCTGCACAACTCTTCGCTCTTTGCTCTACAGAATCTGCAGCCCTGGGAGGAGGACAGTTCCAAGGTCCCTGCTGTCACCTCGCTGGTGTGA